The stretch of DNA CACATACAGCACTGGCTGTGCAACCACAGATATATAAGATAAAGAGGACGACTAAATCCACAACAATGTAAAAAGAAAAGGCATTCTTCGGTGGCTGGTCAAATTCATGCAGTCTCTACGAACTAGAACAGTATGGTCGATATTCGGTGGACAATGCTGTGTAAGGCTATATATACTCATAAGTCGAGTATTCAAAATAAATGGTGATATTCACCAAAAATGAATAAACAGTAATGAGTAGACATAATTATTTGAGAGAAGTCTATTGTGTTGCCTCATATCCCCTGAGTGAAGATATTATGTTTCTTCTACAAAGGTGATAAGCAACTCTAACTTACTATCTTCCACAGCAAAGAAATAAGCAACCAAGTTCCCATTTCTGGAAGAGTAAACAATGCACTTATAGGCTCAAATTGAATCTACATTTTTGGGATCCTTCATCACAGAAATACACATACTTTGCACACTTGACTGCGAAAACTGTGGTCGTAGTTTTATGATAATGTGCGCAAAATATTAGTCTTGTGGCAACAATTTGGAAGTTGTACTTAAATATGATTTTGAGACAATAAGAGTACTCATCCGAATTTAACTCTTTCTGAATTAATATGGCATTAAAATATTCTCTTCTGTTTCTAATAAACTTAGGAGTTTATTCATTTTTTGTTTCCAAATCCATCATATGAAGGAACACTAAAGAAATATACAGAGCACCAAGAGTGTCATTAGTTAACTTACATATATTAAATGAACATAGAAACTTCAAAACTTTGTGAACTTCCTCACCAACCACTTCACATTTTATTTCAATTGCCTTGAGATGTTCTGGTACTGCAACTGATCTGTCCATTGAAGTGAGTTTTGCTATGATTTCTATTTTATGCTGAGGACCCTGTGGTAAAATAAATATTTCGCCAAGATCAGTCATCGTTGTTTAATCACTTCACCAATACAAAAGTTATCCATTTAGAAATACATGTACCTCGGAGAAAAGTTGAAGAGTGAGCTTCTCTAGAACTGGTGAGTGCTTGAGAATGCAATTTAGTGCGGGGAAGTCAGGTGCCACACACCAGCGATCATCAAGTACCAAAGTCTTTAACTTGCTAAATGTGGGGCATTGCTCCAAATCCCTTCCGAAAACAAACTGGACAAATTGaattgaaaaaaaaacagaagGTAATACGAAGTGGGAACTTTATGAATTAAAGAATTCTAAATGATTAAATAATTCTACTTTGGAGCAACTTTATGAATGCCCGGAAATGGAAATGTAAGCATACCGTTTTGGATTCAGATATCAGTGCCAAATTTTCAGCTCCTAATAAATCTTTCAGAAGGACACACATGTTGTTGCCATGTATGACACCATAACAAGAGTAGCAGTCTTCGTAATCACAATCCCAAAAGTAACTATCAGGATAGTTCACACGAGTGACCCTAACAAATGCATCTTGTAATGAGTAATGACGGCATGCACCCAAGAACAGGAGCACATGACAAATGGCCATCTAGCATTAGTGAGACAAGATTCGGGACATAAATAAGAGTGCGGAGCTCTATGCCCAAATGTCCAAATCACAATATGTGATGGCTAGGTGTTTCAGGGACTCCGATGAGATGTTGATGTCACTACACCAATAGCAGGTGTCAATCTCCAGATGTTCCAGAGACGGACAGCTCGAGAAGTCGCACAACCTGTTTCTCAAGTCGACGCCAACGAGCTCCAGCCTTGTCAAGTGCTGGGAGACGAGAGGCATGTCGTCCAAATGAAAGCCGTCATGCCGAAGGTTCTCAAGCCTGAACATCCGAACTCCGCATGTAACAACATGCCAGAACCATTGATTCATCAGGAGGAGCTCGTCGTCGTTGTCGTAGAAGTGACTGAACCTGAGGTCACACATTTGGAGAGGCGTGTGTCCACGGAGGCTCGTGGCGAGCTTCCACAGGACTCGCCAGCGCCGGGCGAGCACGCATGTCCGGACGGCCTCCGGCGCCGGCAAGAAGCCGAGGATGTGCCCGAGAATGTCATCCGGGAGCGCGTCAATGCTGCCGCCCGACGCAGCCACTTTCTTTCGTCTTCCACACATAGGCATTCCGTCGAACATGTGGCGGGCGTCGACGCTGCAGGGCCAAGAACGCAGTAACCAACGCGACGGCGAGGGAATCCAGCAAGGAGAAGTGAAGGAAGGGGGGGCCTCGCCGTGCTGGTCGACCGTCTTACCTCTCAAGCGCACCGGCGGTCGGAAGCAGGGACGCCGACGACGTGTTGCTCGCTGGGTTGCCCACGCTCGGCCAATGGTTACAACTGTATAACGAAGCCACGCGATGGCGGTGGATACGTGACTTTTACAGGTGCAAAACGCAATTTCAACAAAATGAGATGGACCATTCGTATCCAAACAAATTCTTAAGGAGTGGTTCATACGAGGTTCTCTCTAAATTAGGTTCAACATTATATAGACACATAATTCGAGTTTTCAGCTCAAGACATGTACTCAAGGCGACCGTGACCGTGGTAACTTGGTAAATCTCAAAATCTCAGCACCCAAGACATTCATAGGTATGTGTTTGTATTAGCTGCCCTGCATCTATATACTATGCTTTAGGGTAAAAAAAAAACTCATGGCTCCTTTGCTGTTCACTTGGCCCAGAGAGCCAGTCACAGATGTAGGGTAGCCTAACAGTCCATCCAATGATCTAAGAATGATTCAAGTATAGCTGGCTGCACCAAATAAACGCTCAGCGTATTGAGCTATTACTCACGCAATTCATAAGCGTGGAAGCGACTGGAAAAGAATATATAAAATCTATCCTCATGCTACCTATCTCCTTATCCATCGCTGGCTAGATCGATATCTGCATGCCACCTACATCCCATCAATGGCGGCTCCCCGTAGCTAGATCTATCACTGCTCCCCTAACTGTGCTTCACCAAGGCCCCGCACAACCATCCACCGGCGGTGATCCTCCACCACCCGCCGACGATGGCGCGCGCTCTACTCGTAACATGCCACCATACCGTCGGAATGGGTGCTGCAGAGAAGCTGCTAAGTACTCCTAATAATAAGTAGGTGTGTCCTTGGATTTTCTGGTGAAAGCAAGCGCATTTCTCCTAACCCAAAGAGAAACCTTTTTACATTAGTTGGGAAACAAAGAAGGATCGGCGTCAGCATCAGTGACTAGACAAAGCCTTGAGGTTTCCTCGATCATGTCTCTTATTAAGTGCATGGATTACTTTTATATGCGCGCACAAAGCGCGGGGATGAATCTTGTGTGGTAGGTGACATTGATTCAGAATCTCTCCCCATGTCCACCTCGATCTCCCATGGCGTGCTGAATGCTGATGTCTTCAAGCTGATTGGTGAGAGGGTAGGTGAGTGCCTAGTAGGTGCTCCTGTGACGTGTGACCGCATCAAAGTCACCATCTCCTTGAGCTCTCTGTGAAATCAATCATGCATGCAGGGGAAAAAGCTTTGGCCTGGTTACACGAAGAGCTTTGTAGGAACTACATGTTGGTGCGGATGAAAAGGGCCTGTGTGGTTTGGTCTTGGTAGGTGAAGTTGCGGTTGGTCGTCTGGGTAGTAGTAGTAACCACTGTTTGGTCTGCCTAAGATGTCTCTCTCCTGCTACCTAACTTCCATGGACGTCAGGACATTGTACTGGTACACACAAACCACCGGCCGGTCAGCAGATCGACCAGCTTGGCCTTCGCGTGGAGACGACTTCAGAGACTCTGCGGAAGGGCCCTGTGAGGCTGTGAGCAGCCGTCGACCATTCCGAGCAGAGGCAACTGGATCGATGCAGTTTATTTGCAAGTCAAGCAGTATTAATCTTTTTTTATCAACGTAAACCAAAAAAAGTACTAAAAATGACACCTGAGCCTAAATGCCTTTTGAGAAATAGGACGACAAGCAACAGGCACCCTCCTAGCTTCTTCCATCAAATTATGGAACCGGTACAGCAGAGCAGAGCCCCCCCACAGAAAAAAAGGAGGAAACAAAGCAGAGCAACTGGCTGTTCTTGTTCTTGGATCTGGGCCTACATATAAGCTCTGCAACAACTATATATAACGCACCATCATCATGCGTGCAGTGTTTGTGTGTGGAGAGCAGCACATACACATAGTTAATTTTCGCAGCCGGTGCGAGGTGGTTAGTCGTAATGCGCGATGACTCGCTACGCTGTCACCTGCAACATATATGTTCAGCGAGGAAAGGAGAGTCATCAAAGTGCAGAGACGACCTGTTGGATTAACAGCCTCAATCAGTGAGCTCCAGACCCAGACCAAATTGGTCTGCAAAGCTCAGCGGCAACTTGCAACAAAGTCCAAGCAACGAATTGGCTCAGACCGACCCTGCCACCTTGGCCACTTTCACCAGCTAGTTGGCTGCTAGCTCACGCGTGATTGATTTTTGTTTAGGCGTTGTGATGGTATCCAAATGTCTCGCTGTCCTTTTTCTTTAGTTCCCCCCATGAACATACGTAGCTAGCTAGATTATTCGCTAATAGCACATGCATCTTTTGAAATGGTTGTATGTGAGCCTTGGTGTTGGCAGCTGGTGCTTACTGATTAGCCGTCTGGGCCACGGTTGCAAGGGGAAATGAACCTGTCAGGCTTGCATTGATCTGTCGGATCAGCCAATGGCAAAGCATCCATTGGCTCCGCTGCTCCgggtttcttttcttttcttttttcaggGAAAAGGGACGTGTGCCGCTGCCTCGTGCGTACGTGGAGCCCATGCACGATCTCGTCGGGTAAGGCAGCAGATACGCTAGTTGCTAGCAGCAGCTCGTGAGTCGCGTGACCATCCAATAATAGACTAAGATTTTTGTACTATATAAAAGATACAAATACATAATAAATATATATTGGCCGGCCGCGTGGCATTGCGTGGCCGGATCGGGAAAGCCGATGATTGCTGATCGATCTCTGCATGCAGATGGATCAAACGGCCACGACCAATACACGGCTCTGACCCGAGAGAGGAGGATGCCACAATTGCCCGTGCATCGCAGCCGTGACCCGAGAGATCGTGTGCGTGCGTTGTTGTTTGACTCGCGGATCGAAACATGCATGCTAGAGGGCCCGCCCGGGTGAGTTTGAGCTGACCTGCAGCTTCAGCTTTTAGTTTAGCCTGCACTGCAAAGTTTGCGCAAGTCAACGGGACGGGACCCCCGTCCTTTTCCGTTTTTTAATTTAATTCGTGATTAGAGACGGATTGATCCCGACTCTCCtgcctgattttttttttttgttgacgATGCTAGGGGTGAAGGCGCGGGCGATGAACCTGGACGTGAAATCCGGCAACGCGTCACTGGCCAGCAGGCCGTGTTCGTGCTGTCACGCCGACTCGCGCACCAGCCCCGGTTGGTGAGCGGGGGCGGGCCGAACCGCGCGGCTCCCCGTTCCACGGGCCCACCGGCCAGCCACCCAGTAAAACCACCCCGGCTCGCTCTCTCGGGCCTGGGGGAGAGTTTGGTGGGTACGGGTCGCTGTCCCCCACCCAACCCACCCAGCAGTGGCGTCACCCGTCGTCGTCCAccgtccgcccgccgcccgatcCGACCAGATCCGATCCGACGGCGGGGCTCCCTCGGCGCCCGCCCGGGGGTCCTATAAATGGGCCGGCGCGCGGCCCAGCTCGGCGTGCGCTGCGGCCGGGTCGGATCTGAGACGAGCATTCCTCCATCTTACTACCGTCACATCCCccggcttcctcctcctctcccctccgTCGGATCGGATCGGATCCGCCGAccaccccgcgccgccgccgccgcagcaggtGAGCGTCCGTCCCCTCCCCGCCCTCCCCGTCTCCCTCGCCGTCGGCCCGCCGCGCTAGGCGGGCGGCGCTCTGCTCTGGGTCGTTGCTCTGTAGGGTCTTGTTTCGTGCGTCTTTCTAGGAGCTGAGCAGAGGGGGATTCTCGATCCGCTGCCCCGCAATTGCTCGCCTGGTTGCTTCCCGGCTCGGATGGTACGCTCGGGGTACGCGTCTGTGCATTTCGTGCCATCGGCGCACAAGGATTGCGGCTGCCATGatatgttttttttttggttttacCCGTGCCGCGAAATGTTTGCCTTTTCGTACCCACCTGCTTGGAACGGTAGTGGCTGCTGCTTGGCGCTAATGGAACTCTTGTCGTGTTCTAGACAAGGGAAAAGGAAAGGCTGAGCACGTGGTTGGATCAAATGGGTTCCTTGGAACCCCATCCATGTTTAGGAAAGAGTTCGTGCTTCCGGGCCAACATGTGCTAATCTGGTCATTTGAGGTTAAAACTAGTGAAAACCTGCTTAGGAGTGCTTTTCTTTTTTACTACTATACTGTGTAAAAGGTGCTGCTGAAATGATAGTGATGCTGATTTTACTTCTCCTAATATGGTTAGGAAAAGGAATCAACTTTTACTCAGTTTTGTCCTATGATCTGCAAACAAGCCACGCGCTCCAAACGCTTTTTTTGCTAGGCAAGCTGCACGTGCTGCTTTAGGGTTTCTGAGAGATTTTCTTTATTCaagatgttcaaagtttggagctgcttcttctttcttttaCCATGTTCCGTGATGTTCCCTAATAGATGTTACTTTTTGTCTTACAGTAGGTAGTGGAAGCATGTTTGAGTGATTAATTTGTTCCTAGGATCTCATTTGACAACTTGTTGTGTTTATGCTGATTCGGTCCAGACCTTTTAGATTCCTTGTGCTTTGTATCCACTAGCGACACGTATGGACCATACTCTTGCGCCGGTGGATCAGAAGTGCCAAAGCTTGTTTCTGAGGAATTTATTTGACTTTGCATGACGAATCTCTCATGCTGCAGTGTGTGGCCTTGTTATGTGCCAACAGTACAGAAGGTTTTATGGGCCATAAGATACAAAGATGCCCTTTTTGTGCTTGTTTACTAGCCTAacgtttcttttctttttaattGTCTTTAGTCCATGAGAGTATGAAACAATAGGACAAATTCTGATAAAGCATTTTTTGCCTAGAAAGGAGTACAATGTTTCCTGGAAAGCTGATTATCCTGTCAGTGTGCTATATAAACGTTTTGACAAATTGATAGTTGTCTTGCCTATAGGAGCAAATCAGTCTCGGTTTTGTCGATCCAGCAATTATTTTGATCACGATAATTCTTAGTTTGTCAACCATATTGTCTGTAACTAAACATTTGTATTGTCTGCTGCAGATCAGAGAAGATGGCCGCAGTTGACACCTTCCTCTTCACCTCGGAGTCCGTGAACGAGGGACACCCTGACAAGCTCTGCGATCAGGTCTCAGATGCCGTGCTCGACGCTTGCCTTGCTGAGGACCCTGACAGCAAGGTTGCTTGCGAGACCTGCACCAAGACTAACATGGTCATGGTCTTTGGTGAGATCACCACCAAGGCCAATGTTGATTACGAGAAGATTGTCAGGGAGACTTGCCGCAACATTGGTTTCGTGTCAGCAGATGTCGGGCTTGATGCTGACCACTGCAAGGTGCTTGTGAACATTGAGCAGCAATCCCCTGATATTGCTCAGGGTGTGCATGGTCACTTCACAAAGCGCCCTGAGGAGATTGGAGCTGGTGACCAGGGACACATGTTTGGGTATGCGACTGATGAAACCCCTGAGCTGATGCCACTCAGCCATGTCCTTGCCACCAAACTTGGTGCTCGTCTCACTGAGGTGCGCAAGAATGGGACCTGCCCCTGGCTCAGGCCTGATGGAAAGACCCAGGTGACTGTTGAGTACCGCAATGAGGGTGGTGCCATGGTGCCCATCCGTGTCCACACTGTCCTCATCTCTACCCAGCACGACGAGACAGTCACCAACGATGAGATTGCCGCTGACCTCAAGGAGCATGTCATCAAGCCTATCATCCCTGAGCAGTACCTTGATGAGAAGACCATCTTCCACCTTAACCCATCTGGTCGCTTTGTCATTGGTGGACCTCATGGTGATGCTGGTCTCACTGGCCGGAAGATCATCATTGATACCTATGGTGGCTGGGGAGCCCACGGTGGTGGTGCTTTCTCTGGCAAGGACCCAACCAAGGTCGACCGCAGTGGAGCCTACATTGCAAGGCAGGCTGCCAAGAGCATTGTCGCTAACGGCCTTGCTCGCCGTGCCATCGTCCAGGTCTCCTACGCCATTGGTGTGCCCGAGCCACTCTCCGTGTTTGTTGATACATACGGCACTGGAGCGATCCCCGACAAAGAGATCCTCAAGATTGTGAAGGAGAACTTCGACTTCAGGCCTGGCATGATCATTATCAACCTTGACCTCAAGAAAGGTGGCAACGGGCGCTACCTTAAGACAGCGGCCTACGGTCACTTCGGAAGGGATGACCCTGACTTCACCTGGGAGGTGGTGAAGCCCCTCAAGTGGGAGAAGCCTTCTGCCTAAGGCGCTCTTTTGGAAGAAGCTTTTGGTCTGTCACGCTTATCATGTTTTGTGGCTTCTGTGCTGTGATTCTTGATCTGCCCCTTGCTGTCATTTGTATTGTACTGTCCTAATAAGTGGTACTTGTGAGGGTATTACTGTGTCTGGTTATTTACTTAGATGAGGATTTATTGTCTACTGTTTCTGGTTTTGCTACATATGTAATGGTGAACCAAGAATGAAGCAACAGGTTACTTTGAGAAGAAATGGAACCTGCTGCTTTCTGGTTATCTTGTCATGCTGTGAGCCTGTGAAGTGTGATCCCTCGCACAATGCTGATGATCTATTGGTAATTGGTTCATTGGTCTATGTGTTTGGTGAAGCACTGAAGCTGCAGTAGATGTTTGGTGAAGCTGAAATGACTCGAGTGTATGTGTTTGTTGATGCTGCAACCTGCTTGTGT from Panicum hallii strain FIL2 chromosome 3, PHallii_v3.1, whole genome shotgun sequence encodes:
- the LOC112885019 gene encoding S-adenosylmethionine synthase 1 produces the protein MAAVDTFLFTSESVNEGHPDKLCDQVSDAVLDACLAEDPDSKVACETCTKTNMVMVFGEITTKANVDYEKIVRETCRNIGFVSADVGLDADHCKVLVNIEQQSPDIAQGVHGHFTKRPEEIGAGDQGHMFGYATDETPELMPLSHVLATKLGARLTEVRKNGTCPWLRPDGKTQVTVEYRNEGGAMVPIRVHTVLISTQHDETVTNDEIAADLKEHVIKPIIPEQYLDEKTIFHLNPSGRFVIGGPHGDAGLTGRKIIIDTYGGWGAHGGGAFSGKDPTKVDRSGAYIARQAAKSIVANGLARRAIVQVSYAIGVPEPLSVFVDTYGTGAIPDKEILKIVKENFDFRPGMIIINLDLKKGGNGRYLKTAAYGHFGRDDPDFTWEVVKPLKWEKPSA